A DNA window from Drosophila pseudoobscura strain MV-25-SWS-2005 chromosome 2, UCI_Dpse_MV25, whole genome shotgun sequence contains the following coding sequences:
- the LOC4802163 gene encoding C2 domain-containing protein 5 isoform X1, producing MPGKVGVKIKAARNLPVMDKSSETTDAFVEIKLASVTHKTDVFRKSLNPTWNTDWFRFEVDDAELQDEPLQIRLMDYDTYSANDAIGKVNISLNPLCLESSSQAAHGKGTVLSGWIPVFDTMHGIRGEINVIVKVDLFSDVNKFRQSSCGIPFFHSQCVPFGYRAQVIHGFVEELVVNDDPEYQWIDKIRTPRASNEARQVVFLKLSGQVQRKMGLKAINMGANAVIGYTQCFDLEGDVGVVARGVGTAVTLIKDTSSSQPSSADVVLIEEVAQKYLDFLNCAGASSYSLPLSGRSPQYRLNIFRQPSSVSTPAAAAAAAATLFYLESGSSDTEDADLMQNLIRQEDERGERCREKKLRHRMHRLTLSSRNVFSEKYATLIKRIEPKIPENATQSLSSIFGDSGGAATAPPSFRQRRRRSRLPMAALKASPPNIVRSISNDTGVRPGHLAASQSFLTVPGLTEFQENTRSAPDLPVELKSGRSSTYSTDSEESLQMALLPPDSNGEESLDEENLQDNWIRPGETRSCENSQSDLGPKHHNLLEDLKSFSRRLQQLMHMKPKISELELKPKHPSFTLSLERKPYYSSHPELPTCCNDEGWLGSSLNTSSSMLQLNHLPSYEKILQRSVSFNHLATGTEAAAPPAPPNTLLLNAPELRVCPSTPTPQTPTKSELLVPSFDYNNPFVIGAQLDHSVNISNSTNLSNNNNESSLLAPFAIKQQLPRQRQQPRSSTDIQQQAVAGSGAGAAAAQATPPPGTPASWRLPSPVNSSRLKMTPSPSKSGISAATNADSASTSTASTATTMVPATVGEICRRSSDSDLSVTPKGNSICVASERLVAATAMMRLTQPAVGTKAGTAADSLDMLEYPFLTMTKYPTGFILHLGATVAASSVKLLERVPNPDEPEVRDSWWTELRMEIRSHARSLGCNVVLGYAETTTISDDVCVLSATGTAAVINMVFNRSVSQTDLYAMAKATTGNAMTNSLEEREANGSSSGEPSASKDNGSVGTGNSSGGKRYGMPPLNGPRNACAICHIPYNLSSVPFNVKMKKCAICRKGRVPDVLLATLEVPEYMQVTGRGCFMQAQVVRAKRDLRAELNAKEISDGLPFLEYELHRVLINKLKAKGMNAIFGLRTQVAIGERMIALIATGTALFLTALPVPQVPKIVAGNSWTDKQKLNELQKKLQETFERNQEIYQLKSMDPDLAANTATATAAGASGGAAGDKQSDTDDSDEEEMNEIDLNCGNKELCVLEVDDIEDLEIISLLMEPYPPEGFHVVNTQQVPGMLEMDTVKSLQMFTQVWRARLEVGQNVNGFPKHFQRLLQTIYFKLRTMIPCAICDLRFRLELPETDQIQLLVTGMAMGLSDANKMKYRRRPVQQLQQQNGFHEAATIVHAAHSQPELANGKRMLQEEDYIFPLDEDQMVDTPTPTSTAIPPFGMSSFKVRKTSPSRLGNLSSGVPPSSTGVKSLNLGGSVSRNRYFPLRDRYGVDLTPLSFIPGGRIEKYLGNLNFFFIRESTSIREIGGISGFVHGFITELLAVVRAHIASLGGNAMVSFYITELILFDNQHKNQGQCLISIGGDAVYVSYYSDD from the exons ATGCCTGGCAAAGTGGGTGTGAAAATCAAGGCGGCACGCAATTTGCCTGTCATGGACAAGAGCAGTGAAACGACGGATGCGTTTGTGGAAATAAAGCTAGCCTCGGTGACCCACAAGACGGACGTGTTCCGCAAGAGCCTGAATCCCACATGGAACACAGACTG GTTTCGCTTCGAAGTGGATGATGCAGAACTGCAGGATGAGCCCCTGCAGATACGACTGATGGACTACGACACGTATTCGGCCAACGATGCCATTGGCAAGGTGAACATTAGCTTGAATCCCCTGTGCCTGGAGAGCTCTAGTCAGGCAGCGCACGGAAAGGGCACTGTCCTCTCCGGTTGGATACCAGTCTTTGACACAATGCACGGAATACGTGGCGAGATCAATGTGATAGTCAAGGTGGATCTTTTCTCGGATGTCAACAAGTTTCGTCAAAGCTCCTGCGGAATCCCTTTCTTCCACT CCCAATGTGTCCCTTTCGGGTATCGCGCCCAGGTTATACACGGTTTTGTCGAAGAGCTGGTGGTCAACGACGATCCGGAGTATCAATGGATTGACAAAATACGCACACCACGCGCCTCTAACGAGGCCCGCCAAGTCGTCTTCTTGAAGCTTTCCGGCCAGGTGCAGCGTAAAATGGGCCTGAAGGCCATCAATATGGGGGCCAATGCAGTGATTGGCTATACGCAATGCTTTGACCTCGAGGGCGATGTGGGTGTGGTGGCCCGCGGCGTGGGGACAGCCGTCACCCTGATCAAggacaccagcagcagtcagCCAAGTAGCGCAGATGTCGTGCTAATAGAGGA AGTGGCTCAAAAGTATCTCGACTTTCTCAACTGTGCGGGGGCCAGCAGCTACAGTCTGCCGTTGTCCGGACGGTCGCCTCAATATCGTCTCAACATATTCCGGCAGCCCAGCTCGGTGTCCACTCCggccgcggcagcagcagcggcagcaacgtTGTTCTATCTGGAAAGTGGCAGCAGTGACACGGAGGATGCGGATCTAATGCAGAATCTCATCAGGCAGGAGGACGAGCGAGGCGAGCGGTGCCGGGAGAAGAAGCTCAGGCATCGAATGCACCGCCTGACCCTCTCCTCGCGCAACGTCTTCAGCGAGAAGTATGCCACGCTGATCAAGCGCATCGAACCGAAGATACCCGAGAATGCCACCCAATCGCTGAGCAGCATCTTTGGCGACagcggaggagcagcaacGGCCCCGCCCAGCTTTCGTCAGCGGCGTCGAAGGTCGCGCTTGCCTATGGCCGCGCTGAAGGCCAGTCCCCCGAACATTGTGCGCTCCATAAGCAACGATACGGGGGTGCGTCCTGGCCATTtggcagccagccaaagcttTCTGACTGTCCCGGGACTGACGGAGTTTCAGGAGAATACGCGCTCAGCCCccgatctgccagtggagCTGAAGAGCGGCCGCTCTTCCACGTACTCCACTGATTCGGAAGAGTCATTGCAAATGGCCTTGTTGCCACCTGATAGCAACGGGGAAGAGTCCCTGGATGAAGAGAATCTTCAGGACAACTGGATTAGACCGGGAGAGACCCGCAGCTGCGAGAATAGCCAGTCCGATCTGGGACCCAAGCACCACAACTTGCTGGAGGACTTGAAGAGCTTCTCGCGACGCCTTCAGCAGTTGATGCACATGAAGCCGAAGATTAGCGAGCTCGAGCTGAAGCCCAAGCATCCATCCTTCACGCTCTCCCTGGAACGGAAGCCGTACTACAGTTCACATCCGGAACTGCCGACCTGCTGCAACGATGAGGGTTGGCTGGGATCCAGCCTGAATACATCCTCCTCCATGCTGCAGTTGAATCATTTGCCCAGCTACGAGAAGATCTTGCAGCGAAGTGTTTCATTCAATCATTTAGCCACAGGcactgaagcagcagcacctcctGCACCGCCGAACACGTTGCTGCTGAATGCACCAGAGCTGCGTGTTTGCCCCTCGACACCCACACCCCAGACACCCACAAAGTCCGAGCTACTAGTCCCCTCCTTTGATTATAATAATCCTTTTGTTATTGGTGCCCAATTAGATCATTCTGTAAATATCTCTAATAGTACTAACCTTAGTAACAACAATAATGAATCATCATTGCTTGCTCCATTTGCCATCAAACAACAACTaccacgacaacgacaacaacctAGGTCCAGTACTGACATCCAACAGCAGGCAGTTGCAGGATCAGGAGCAGGTGCAGCCGCAGCTCAAGCCACACCACCACCAGGAACGCCAGCAAGTTGGCGCCTACCCTCGCCGGTGAACAGCAGTCGCCTTAAGATGACGCCCAGTCCGTCCAAAAGTGGGATATCGGCTGCAACGAATGCTGATAGTGCTTCCACGTCGACCGCATCGACGGCCACCACAATGGTGCCGGCCACCGTTGGAGAGATTTGTCGTCGTTCCTCCGACTCCGATCTGAGTGTCACGCCCAAAG GAAACTCAATTTGCGTGGCCAGCGAGCGTCTGGTGGCCGCCACGGCGATGATGCGTCTAACGCAGCCCGCTGTTGGGACCAAGGCAGGCACCGCGGCGGATAGCCTGGATATGCTGGAGTATCCGTTTCTGACCATGACAAAATACCCAACGGGCTTCATCCTCCACCTGGGGGCGACGGTGGCGGCCAGTTCGGTCAAGCTGTTGGAGCGAGTGCCTAATCCGGATGAGCCGGAAGTGCGGGACAGCTGGTGGACGGAGCTGCGCATGGAGATCCGTTCGCATGCCCGCTCCCTGGGCTGTAATGTGGTCCTGGGCTATGCTGAGACCACCACCATATC CGACGACGTCTGTGTTTTGTCTGCCACTGGAACTGCTGCCGTCATCAACATGGTGTTCAATCGCTCGGTCTCGCAAACCGATCTGTACGCCATGGCGAAGGCGACGACGGGAAATGCCATGACGAATTCCCTGGAGGAGCGCGAGgcaaatggcagcagcagcggggaGCCGAGTGCTAGCAAGGACAACGGCTCGGTGGGCACCGGCAACAGTTCGGGGGGCAAGCGTTACGGCATGCCACCGCTAAATGGACCGCGCAACGCCTGCGCCATCTGCCACATACCCTACAACCTCAGTTCTGTGCCGTTCAATGTGAAGATGAAGAAGTGCGCCATATGCCGGAAGGGACGCGTGCCAGATGTCCTGCTGGCAACGCTGGAGGTGCCCGAGTACATGCAGGTCACGGGGCGCGGATGCTTCATGCAGGCCCaggtggtgcgcgccaaacgGGATCTCCGGGCCGAGCTGAATGCTAAAGAGATATCCGATGGTCTGCCATTTCTCGAGTACGAACTGCATCGCGTGCTGATCAACAAGCTCAAGGCCAAGGGCATGAATGCCATCTTCGGACTGCGCACCCAGGTGGCTATTGGTGAGCGCATGATAGCGTTGATAGCCACGGGCACGGCACTCTTCCTCACGGCCCTGCCGGTGCCACAGGTGCCGAAAATTGTGGCCGGCAACTCGTGGACGGACAAACAGAAGCTGAATGAGTTGCAGAAGAAATTGCAGGAGACGTTCGAGCGCAATCAGGAGATCTATCAGCTGAAGAGCATGGACCCCGACTTGGCTGCAAatacggcaacggcaacggcagccggAGCCTCTGGTGGCGCCGCTGGCGATAAGCAGTCGGACACAGACGACTCGGACGAAGAGGAAATGAACGAAATCGATTTGAATTGCGGAAACAAAGAGCTCTGTGTCCTGGAGGTGGATGATATAGAGGATCTGGAGATCATATCGCTGCTCATGGAACCGTATCCCCCAGAGGGCTTCCACGTGGTCAACACACAGCAGGTGCCGGGCATGCTCGAAATGGACACGGTAAAGAGTCTACAGATGTTCACACAAGTGTGGCGGGCGCGTCTTGAGGTTGGGCAGAATGTCAATGGGTTCCCCAAGCACTTTCAGCG TCTGCTGCAGACCATCTACTTCAAGTTGCGCACCATGATACCCTGTGCCATCTGCGATCTACGCTTCAGGCTGGAACTACCCGAGACG GATCAAATCCAACTTCTGGTCACTGGCATGGCCATGGGACTGAGCGATgccaacaaaatgaaataccgTCGACGACCGGTGCAACAGCTTCAGCAGCAGAACGGCTTCCACGAGGCCGCCACAATAGTGCACGCAGCTCATTCGCAGCCAGagctggcaaatggcaaacgaATGCTGCAGGAAGAGGATTACATTTTCCCCCTGGACGAGGATCAAATGGTGGATACACCGACACCGACCAGCACGGCCATACCGCCGTTTGGCATGAGCTCGTTCAAAGTGCGCAAAACATCGCCTTCACGGCTCGGCAATCTGTCGTCGGGAGTGCCGCCGTCCTCCACAGGAGTCAAGTCGCTGAACTTGGGTGGATCAGTCTCCAGGAATCGATAT TTCCCCTTGCGCGATCGCTATGGAGTGGATTTGACGCCGCTGAGTTTCATACCCGGCGGCCGCATCGAAAAGTATTTGGGTAACCTGAACTTCTTCTTCATCAGGGAGAGCACTTCCATACGGGAGATTGGCGGCATTAGTGGATTTGTCCATGGGTTCATCACCGAACTGCTGGCAGTGGTGCGTGCACACATAGCATCTTTGGGGGGCAACGCAATGGTCTCCTTCTACATCACCGAACTAATATTGTTCGATAATCAGCACAAGAATCAG GGCCAGTGTTTGATTAGCATCGGGGGCGATGCCGTTTATGTGAGCTATTATTCTGATGACTGA
- the LOC4802163 gene encoding C2 domain-containing protein 5 isoform X2 yields MPGKVGVKIKAARNLPVMDKSSETTDAFVEIKLASVTHKTDVFRKSLNPTWNTDWFRFEVDDAELQDEPLQIRLMDYDTYSANDAIGKVNISLNPLCLESSSQAAHGKGTVLSGWIPVFDTMHGIRGEINVIVKVDLFSDVNKFRQSSCGIPFFHSQCVPFGYRAQVIHGFVEELVVNDDPEYQWIDKIRTPRASNEARQVVFLKLSGQVQRKMGLKAINMGANAVIGYTQCFDLEGDVGVVARGVGTAVTLIKDTSSSQPSSADVVLIEESSTDIQQQAVAGSGAGAAAAQATPPPGTPASWRLPSPVNSSRLKMTPSPSKSGISAATNADSASTSTASTATTMVPATVGEICRRSSDSDLSVTPKGNSICVASERLVAATAMMRLTQPAVGTKAGTAADSLDMLEYPFLTMTKYPTGFILHLGATVAASSVKLLERVPNPDEPEVRDSWWTELRMEIRSHARSLGCNVVLGYAETTTISDDVCVLSATGTAAVINMVFNRSVSQTDLYAMAKATTGNAMTNSLEEREANGSSSGEPSASKDNGSVGTGNSSGGKRYGMPPLNGPRNACAICHIPYNLSSVPFNVKMKKCAICRKGRVPDVLLATLEVPEYMQVTGRGCFMQAQVVRAKRDLRAELNAKEISDGLPFLEYELHRVLINKLKAKGMNAIFGLRTQVAIGERMIALIATGTALFLTALPVPQVPKIVAGNSWTDKQKLNELQKKLQETFERNQEIYQLKSMDPDLAANTATATAAGASGGAAGDKQSDTDDSDEEEMNEIDLNCGNKELCVLEVDDIEDLEIISLLMEPYPPEGFHVVNTQQVPGMLEMDTVKSLQMFTQVWRARLEVGQNVNGFPKHFQRLLQTIYFKLRTMIPCAICDLRFRLELPETDQIQLLVTGMAMGLSDANKMKYRRRPVQQLQQQNGFHEAATIVHAAHSQPELANGKRMLQEEDYIFPLDEDQMVDTPTPTSTAIPPFGMSSFKVRKTSPSRLGNLSSGVPPSSTGVKSLNLGGSVSRNRYFPLRDRYGVDLTPLSFIPGGRIEKYLGNLNFFFIRESTSIREIGGISGFVHGFITELLAVVRAHIASLGGNAMVSFYITELILFDNQHKNQGQCLISIGGDAVYVSYYSDD; encoded by the exons ATGCCTGGCAAAGTGGGTGTGAAAATCAAGGCGGCACGCAATTTGCCTGTCATGGACAAGAGCAGTGAAACGACGGATGCGTTTGTGGAAATAAAGCTAGCCTCGGTGACCCACAAGACGGACGTGTTCCGCAAGAGCCTGAATCCCACATGGAACACAGACTG GTTTCGCTTCGAAGTGGATGATGCAGAACTGCAGGATGAGCCCCTGCAGATACGACTGATGGACTACGACACGTATTCGGCCAACGATGCCATTGGCAAGGTGAACATTAGCTTGAATCCCCTGTGCCTGGAGAGCTCTAGTCAGGCAGCGCACGGAAAGGGCACTGTCCTCTCCGGTTGGATACCAGTCTTTGACACAATGCACGGAATACGTGGCGAGATCAATGTGATAGTCAAGGTGGATCTTTTCTCGGATGTCAACAAGTTTCGTCAAAGCTCCTGCGGAATCCCTTTCTTCCACT CCCAATGTGTCCCTTTCGGGTATCGCGCCCAGGTTATACACGGTTTTGTCGAAGAGCTGGTGGTCAACGACGATCCGGAGTATCAATGGATTGACAAAATACGCACACCACGCGCCTCTAACGAGGCCCGCCAAGTCGTCTTCTTGAAGCTTTCCGGCCAGGTGCAGCGTAAAATGGGCCTGAAGGCCATCAATATGGGGGCCAATGCAGTGATTGGCTATACGCAATGCTTTGACCTCGAGGGCGATGTGGGTGTGGTGGCCCGCGGCGTGGGGACAGCCGTCACCCTGATCAAggacaccagcagcagtcagCCAAGTAGCGCAGATGTCGTGCTAATAGAGGA GTCCAGTACTGACATCCAACAGCAGGCAGTTGCAGGATCAGGAGCAGGTGCAGCCGCAGCTCAAGCCACACCACCACCAGGAACGCCAGCAAGTTGGCGCCTACCCTCGCCGGTGAACAGCAGTCGCCTTAAGATGACGCCCAGTCCGTCCAAAAGTGGGATATCGGCTGCAACGAATGCTGATAGTGCTTCCACGTCGACCGCATCGACGGCCACCACAATGGTGCCGGCCACCGTTGGAGAGATTTGTCGTCGTTCCTCCGACTCCGATCTGAGTGTCACGCCCAAAG GAAACTCAATTTGCGTGGCCAGCGAGCGTCTGGTGGCCGCCACGGCGATGATGCGTCTAACGCAGCCCGCTGTTGGGACCAAGGCAGGCACCGCGGCGGATAGCCTGGATATGCTGGAGTATCCGTTTCTGACCATGACAAAATACCCAACGGGCTTCATCCTCCACCTGGGGGCGACGGTGGCGGCCAGTTCGGTCAAGCTGTTGGAGCGAGTGCCTAATCCGGATGAGCCGGAAGTGCGGGACAGCTGGTGGACGGAGCTGCGCATGGAGATCCGTTCGCATGCCCGCTCCCTGGGCTGTAATGTGGTCCTGGGCTATGCTGAGACCACCACCATATC CGACGACGTCTGTGTTTTGTCTGCCACTGGAACTGCTGCCGTCATCAACATGGTGTTCAATCGCTCGGTCTCGCAAACCGATCTGTACGCCATGGCGAAGGCGACGACGGGAAATGCCATGACGAATTCCCTGGAGGAGCGCGAGgcaaatggcagcagcagcggggaGCCGAGTGCTAGCAAGGACAACGGCTCGGTGGGCACCGGCAACAGTTCGGGGGGCAAGCGTTACGGCATGCCACCGCTAAATGGACCGCGCAACGCCTGCGCCATCTGCCACATACCCTACAACCTCAGTTCTGTGCCGTTCAATGTGAAGATGAAGAAGTGCGCCATATGCCGGAAGGGACGCGTGCCAGATGTCCTGCTGGCAACGCTGGAGGTGCCCGAGTACATGCAGGTCACGGGGCGCGGATGCTTCATGCAGGCCCaggtggtgcgcgccaaacgGGATCTCCGGGCCGAGCTGAATGCTAAAGAGATATCCGATGGTCTGCCATTTCTCGAGTACGAACTGCATCGCGTGCTGATCAACAAGCTCAAGGCCAAGGGCATGAATGCCATCTTCGGACTGCGCACCCAGGTGGCTATTGGTGAGCGCATGATAGCGTTGATAGCCACGGGCACGGCACTCTTCCTCACGGCCCTGCCGGTGCCACAGGTGCCGAAAATTGTGGCCGGCAACTCGTGGACGGACAAACAGAAGCTGAATGAGTTGCAGAAGAAATTGCAGGAGACGTTCGAGCGCAATCAGGAGATCTATCAGCTGAAGAGCATGGACCCCGACTTGGCTGCAAatacggcaacggcaacggcagccggAGCCTCTGGTGGCGCCGCTGGCGATAAGCAGTCGGACACAGACGACTCGGACGAAGAGGAAATGAACGAAATCGATTTGAATTGCGGAAACAAAGAGCTCTGTGTCCTGGAGGTGGATGATATAGAGGATCTGGAGATCATATCGCTGCTCATGGAACCGTATCCCCCAGAGGGCTTCCACGTGGTCAACACACAGCAGGTGCCGGGCATGCTCGAAATGGACACGGTAAAGAGTCTACAGATGTTCACACAAGTGTGGCGGGCGCGTCTTGAGGTTGGGCAGAATGTCAATGGGTTCCCCAAGCACTTTCAGCG TCTGCTGCAGACCATCTACTTCAAGTTGCGCACCATGATACCCTGTGCCATCTGCGATCTACGCTTCAGGCTGGAACTACCCGAGACG GATCAAATCCAACTTCTGGTCACTGGCATGGCCATGGGACTGAGCGATgccaacaaaatgaaataccgTCGACGACCGGTGCAACAGCTTCAGCAGCAGAACGGCTTCCACGAGGCCGCCACAATAGTGCACGCAGCTCATTCGCAGCCAGagctggcaaatggcaaacgaATGCTGCAGGAAGAGGATTACATTTTCCCCCTGGACGAGGATCAAATGGTGGATACACCGACACCGACCAGCACGGCCATACCGCCGTTTGGCATGAGCTCGTTCAAAGTGCGCAAAACATCGCCTTCACGGCTCGGCAATCTGTCGTCGGGAGTGCCGCCGTCCTCCACAGGAGTCAAGTCGCTGAACTTGGGTGGATCAGTCTCCAGGAATCGATAT TTCCCCTTGCGCGATCGCTATGGAGTGGATTTGACGCCGCTGAGTTTCATACCCGGCGGCCGCATCGAAAAGTATTTGGGTAACCTGAACTTCTTCTTCATCAGGGAGAGCACTTCCATACGGGAGATTGGCGGCATTAGTGGATTTGTCCATGGGTTCATCACCGAACTGCTGGCAGTGGTGCGTGCACACATAGCATCTTTGGGGGGCAACGCAATGGTCTCCTTCTACATCACCGAACTAATATTGTTCGATAATCAGCACAAGAATCAG GGCCAGTGTTTGATTAGCATCGGGGGCGATGCCGTTTATGTGAGCTATTATTCTGATGACTGA